One Primulina huaijiensis isolate GDHJ02 chromosome 5, ASM1229523v2, whole genome shotgun sequence DNA segment encodes these proteins:
- the LOC140977358 gene encoding probable isoaspartyl peptidase/L-asparaginase 3, whose product MAKLFMALVFLGTPIPSAFGYEVKNADKFPVVVSTWPFLEAVRAAWKTVCRGFSAMDAVVEGCSACEILRCDGTVGPGGSPDENGETTIDAMIMNGVTMEVGAVAAMRYVSEGIKAARLVMQHTEHTMLAGEQASIFAISMGLPGPTNLSSKESIEKWIKWKNNKCQPNFRKNVLPVDDCGPYHTKSIFNLGEASCTNTKSAVADRSGSYQFGIHNHDTISLAVIDKSGNIAVGTSTNGASFKIPGRVGDGPIAGSSAYADTEVGACGATGDGDVMMRFLPCYQVVESMRLGMEPKLAAQDAIARIARKYPDFVGAVFAVNKSGAHAGACHGWTFQYSVRSPDMADVVVYTVVP is encoded by the exons ATGGCCAAACTGTTCATGGCTCTCGTTTTCCTCGGTACACCAATTCCTTCG GCATTTGGATATGAAGTTAAGAATGCAGATAAGTTCCCAGTCGTTGTTAGCACCTGGCCCTTCTTGGAAGCTGTCAGAGCAGCATGGAAGACAGTTTGCAGAGGGTTTTCAGCAATGGATGCAGTGGTAGAAGGTTGCTCTGCTTGTGAGATATTAAGATGCGATGGTACAG TTGGTCCTGGTGGAAGTCCCGACGAAAATGGAGAAACTACCATTGATGCTATGATCATGAATGGT GTGACGATGGAGGTTGGAGCTGTTGCTGCAATGAGATATGTGAGTGAAGGCATCAAAGCAGCAAGATTAGTGATGCAACATACTGAACACACCATGCTTGCTGGAGAGCAAGCATCAATATTTGCTATTTCAATGGGTCTTCCAGGTCCCACAAATCTGAGCTCCAAAGAATCAATAGAAAAgtggataaaatggaaaaataACAAGTGCCAGCCCAATTTCAGGAAAAATGTTCTGCCCGTTGATGATTGTGGTCCTTATCATACCAAGAGTATATTTAATCTTGGTGAGGCGTCATGCACAAATACTAAGAGTGCCGTTGCTGATAGATCAGGGTCGTACCAGTTTGGCATCCACAACCACGATACAATATCACTGGCTGTTATTGACAAA TCGGGAAACATTGCTGTCGGTACATCAACTAATGGGGCCAGTTTTAAGATTCCTGGCAG GGTTGGTGATGGTCCTATTGCTGGGTCTTCAGCGTACGCTGATACTGAAGTTGGAGCATGTGGTGCAACAGGGGATGGTGATGTCATGATGCGCTTCCTTCCATG CTATCAAGTGGTGGAGAGTATGAGGTTGGGCATGGAACCCAAGTTAGCAGCTCAGGACGCCATAGCAAGAATCGCTAGGAAATACCCTGATTTTGTAGGAGCTGTTTTTGCTGTCAATAAGAGTGGTGCCCATGCCGGTGCATGCCATGGATGGACTTTTCAATATTCCGTGAGGAGCCCTGACATGGCTGATGTTGTCGTTTATACGGTCGTCCCATGA
- the LOC140977359 gene encoding GATA transcription factor 21-like produces MNLNISPSPFTVEQQINGDIDQNPFSCQFLYNSMQNHTAGYCDHQLYKLQHRQQEGNFSFRGGSSSYNIKNKAEPGIKLTLWNEEDHHVTDKSHATKDEADYKPVQWVPSKIILMQKKMKNLNPNHVTLKINSSVANVIDDQKIPASVHSWETDLSSGISYSNPIRVCSDCNTTKTPLWRSGPKGPKSLCNACGIRQRKARRAAMAAASAAANGMAVVLTDETPSLKTTIKLKKKEKISKKGNASNFKKHCKMAVTASGSSCNGYTRKKLDLEDFLINLSKNLAFRFRVFPQDEKDAAILLMALSSGLIDG; encoded by the exons atgaacttaaacatatctCCTTCCCCTTTTACTGTAGAGCAGCAGATTAATGGAGATATTGATCAAAACCCTTTTTCATGTCAGTTTTTATACAATTCGATGCAAAATCATACTGCAGGATACTGTGATCACCAATTATACAAGCTCCAGCATCGTCAACAG GAAGGTAACTTTAGTTTTCGCGGTGGATCATCATCATATAACATCAAGAATAAGGCTGAACCTGGGATAAAATTAACTCTTTGGAACGAAGAAGATCATCATGTAACTGATAAAAGCCATGCCACTAAGGACGAGGCTGATTACAAACCTGTGCAATGGGTGCCTTCCAAGATTATTCTGATgcagaagaagatgaagaatttGAACCCGAATCACGTGACCTTAAAAATAAACAGCAGTGTAGCGAACGTGATTGACGATCAAAAGATCCCGGCATCAGTACACTCGTGGGAAACGGATTTAAGTAGCGGCATTTCATACAGTAACCCTATCAGGGTTTGTTCTGATTGCAACACAACAAAGACTCCTCTTTGGAGAAGTGGTCCTAAAGGCCCAAAG TCACTTTGTAACGCATGCGGAATTAGGCAAAGGAAGGCGAGGAGGGCCGCCATGGCTGCTGCTTCGGCTGCAGCTAACGGCATGGCGGTTGTGTTGACCGACGAGACACCATCATTGAAGACGACGATCAAGCTGAAAAAGAAAGAGAAGATAAGTAAAAAAGGGAATGCttcaaatttcaagaaacactGCAAAATGGCAGTCACTGCCTCTGGATCTTCTTGTAATGGATATACAAGGAAGAAGCTTGATTTGGAGGATTTCTTGATAAATTTGAGCAAGAATTTGGCATTTCGATTCCGGGTTTTTCCACAAGACGAGAAGGATGCCGCCATCTTGCTTATGGCTCTATCTTCCGGACTGATTGATGgttga
- the LOC140977352 gene encoding inactive protein kinase SELMODRAFT_444075-like → MSLRQKIGDFRSSELDVEKSVVVVAVKFSKEISRTALKWALTNVAKPGDCVRLLVVIPIHSSSKKLWGFPKIGSDCSTGSWRSMSGTVLDQKDHITELCNQMMSQLQDIYDPEKVRVKMKMVYESEDGVVASEAKRTQTKWVVLEKRMKKEANFCMEQLDCNLVVVKNSEAQLLRLNLIEPTEKEINTLPDSASSMKYLKDEFNSMKVLNVTPTSSPEHTSFKTTVDRISSISSFSEINWDLRVNNILPSLRGHHDFEESDSESASENPSSLSTSISSQQWIEDLSSADESSKQLNESIQEPGSTAQSERNQDFRKNVREIMLPNKNARHDPPPLCTVCRHKTPSFGNPPRLFSYAELEQATSVFSKDNFLAEGGYGSVHRGVLPDGLVIAVKQHKLASTQGDREFCSEVQVLSCAQHRNVVMLIGYCLENRRRLLVYEFICNGSLDSHLYGHSYDPLDWTARRKIAIGAARGLRYLHEECRIGCIVHRDMRPNNILLTHDFEPLVGDFGLARFQPDGDSGAETRIIGTFGYLAPEYAQTGQVSDKADVYSFGVVLVELVTGRKAVDINLPKGEQCLTEWARPLLEENAFWKLVDPRLNGCYSETEVQGMIHAASLCIQRDPESRPRMSQVLRMLEDYTYI, encoded by the exons GTAAAAAGCTATGGGGTTTTCCGAAAATTGGTAGTGATTGCTCGACTGGTAGCTGGAGATCAATGTCGGGAACTGTTTTAGATCAGAAGGATCATATTACTGAGTTATGCAACCAGATGATGAGTCAACTCCAAGATATTTATGATCCAGAGAAG GTGAgagtgaagatgaaaatggtTTACGAGTCTGAAGATGGAGTAGTCGCATCTGAAGCCAAGAGAACTCAAACAAAATGGGTTGTATTGGAAAA GAGAATGAAAAAGGAAGCAAACTTTTGCATGGAGCAGCTTGACTGCAATCTTGTGGTTGTGAAAAACTCCGAGGCACAGCTTCTTCGGCTGAATTTGATTGAACCAACTGAGAAGGAAATTAATACACTTCCAGATTCAGCATCTTCTATGAAATATCTCAAGGATGAATTCAACAGTATGAAAGTGCTAAATGTGACTCCAACAAGCAGCCCTGAGCACACATCATTCAAGACAACGGTTGACAGGATATCCTCAATTTCCAGCTTTTCTGAAATTAATTGGGATTTAAGGGTGAACAATATTTTACCATCATTAAGGGGACATCATGACTTTGAAGAATCTGACTCGGAGTCAGCCAGTGAGAATCCAAGCTCTCTTTCGACGAGTATAAGTTCTCAGCAATGGATCGAAGATCTGAGTTCTGCAGATGAATCTTCAAAGCAGTTAAATGAAAGTATACAAGAACCAGGCAGTACAGCACAAAGTGAAAGGAATCAAGATTTTCGCAAGAATGTGAGAGAGATTATGTTACCAAATAAAAATGCACGGCACGACCCTCCTCCACTTTGCACGGTATGTCGGCATAAAACACCATCATTTGGGAATCCGCCAAGATTGTTCTCATATGCTGAGCTTGAACAAGCTACTAGTGTATTTTCGAAGGATAACTTTTTGGCTGAGGGGGGATACGGTTCTGTACACCGTGGAGTGTTACCTGATGGTCTGGTCATAGCTGTGAAGCAACATAAATTGGCTAGTACTCAGGGTGATCGTGAATTTTGCTCAGAAGTGCAGGTCCTGAGCTGTGCACAGCACCGTAATGTTGTGATGCTGATTGGATACTGCCTGGAGAACAGAAGACGGTTATTAGTTTATGAGTTCATTTGCAATGGTTCTTTGGACTCTCATCTTTATG GCCACAGCTATGATCCGTTGGATTGGACTGCACGCCGAAAGATTGCTATTGGAGCTGCTCGAGGGTTGAGATATCTCCATGAGGAGTGCAGAATTGGCTGTATAGTCCATCGTGACATGCGACCAAACAACATTCTGCTCACGCACGATTTTGAGCCACTA GTTGGAGACTTTGGATTAGCAAGATTTCAACCAGATGGGGATTCGGGTGCCGAAACAAGAATAATCGGAACGTTTGGGTACTTGGCTCCAGAATATGCTCAAACAGGTCAAGTCTCCGATAAAGCTGACGTGTATTCTTTTGGTGTGGTGCTGGTAGAGCTTGTCACCGGAAGAAAAGCTGTGGATATAAATCTTCCCAAAGGCGAGCAATGCCTCACAGAATGG GCACGGCCTCTGCTCGAAGAGAATGCCTTTTGGAAACTTGTGGATCCACGTTTGAATGGCTGCTATTCAGAAACTGAGGTTCAGGGCATGATACATGCTGCTTCCTTGTGCATACAACGTGACCCTGAGTCAAGGCCTCGAATGTCTCAG GTTCTTCGAATGCTGGAAGATTACACATACATCTGA